DNA from Streptomyces sp. NBC_01476:
GCCGTGGCGGCCGCCCCGCCGCCGTATCCTCCCGGCCGGCCCCCCGCCGGCCGCAACGAGCGCACGCCGCTCACCCCGGTCGGCAGCCGCCGGCCACCGGTCGACCGCACCGGCAGACCGGCGGCCCCGCTGGTCCAGCAGGCACGCGGCAGCCGGGGCAACGGCAGCTGACGCCGTCGTCGCGGGTCATTCGTACGGCCGGGTCGCGCGGCTGCCGCTCAGCCGAGCCAGCAGCGCCGCACCCGGCCGTGGTCCACGGTGAAGTTCAGCCGTCCGGCCTGGTACTCCATCGTCACCACGCCGTCGGTCGGCAGCGTGCGGACCGTGGTCCAGCCGTGCTCACGGGCCCGCGCCACGGCCACCTCTTCCTCAAGGCCGGGATAGGCGTCCAGGTCGTCGTGCGGATTACTGGCGGAGAAGTTCCCTCGCGGCTCCATAGAGCCACCGTATGCGCCCCGGGCGCGGCTCGGGCGCTGCTCTGGCGTGAATACCGGTCGGTACCGCATGCGAGGTGCACACAATTCGCGCACATATTCCGCGCGGGATCTCCTGATCGCCGGCCCGGGGAAGCGGTCGGCGCCGGCTCGTTCAGGCGATGTGGCGCCTGACGTTGCGCACCGCCGCCCCGGCGGTGTCCGCCGCCGAGAGCACCGCGCCGAGCCCGCGCCCTGCTCCGGCGTACAGCCCGGCTCTGGCCCGGTGGCCGGGCCTGGCCCGCTCGGCGAGCAGTGCGCGGAAGAGCCGCAGATGGCGCTCGGCGATCAGCGCCGGGTCGTAGGCCCCGGCGGCGGTCAGCGCCGCCTGCCCCATCCGCCGCCGGCGGTCGTCGTCCTCGATCAGGGTCAGCAGCGCGGCGGTGATGGCCGCGGTGTCGCGCGGCGGCACCAGCAGACCGGTCACCCCGTGCCGGATGATCTCGCGTGGACCCAGCGGGCAGTCCGTGGAGACCACCGGGAGGCCGGCCCGCATGCCCTCGACGACGGTCATGCCGAAGGACTCGGTGGTGGAGGTGACCGCGAGCAGGGACGCCTTGGCGAGTTCGGGTTCCAGGTCGGCGACCGCACCCATCAAGGTGACGTGGTCGCCGAGACCGAGCTCGGTGATCAGCGCGGCCAGACTCGCCCGCCGCTCACCGCTGCCGTAGAGCCGCAGCGTCCAGTCGGGGCGGGCGGCACGGACACCGGCGAAGGCGCGGATCAGGTCGTCGTAGCGCTTGGCCTCGGTGAGCCGGCCCGCGGCGACCACCACGGGCGCGGTGCAGTCGGAGGGCGGGGTGGTCACGGCCGGCACCCCGTTGGGGATCGCGACGACCCGGGTGCCGGGCATCCTGCGGCGGTAGACCGCGGCGTCGGCGCGGGTGGTGGTGGTGACCGCGTCCAGGCCCGGGTAGCTGCGGCGCAGCGCGAGCACCAGCCGGGTGGAGTGGGTGTCGAGCGTCAGATGCTCCTGGGCGACCCGGACCAGGCGGCGCGGGGCCTGCCGGGCGAGGTGCACATTGAGGCCGGGCCGGGTGCCGATCACCACGTCGGTGTCCAGGGAGGTGAGGCAGTCCCCGATGAGTCCGTCGGTGAGCGCGCTGTACATCGCGTGCCGGCGGTCGGAGGCCGGGAAGATCGCGGAGGGCCGCTGCCGCCGCGGGTCGTCGCGGACACCGGCCGGGCTGTCCGGCCGCAGGTCGGCGAGATACCTCAGCCGGATCTGCGGGTGGTAGGTGAAGTGCGGTTCGTCACGGTCCCGGAAGACCGAGACCACCTCCACCTGGTGCGGGCCGGCGAGCCGGCCGGCGAGGGTGCAGACGGTGCGGATGGTGCCGCCGATGCCGTAGGCGTTGTTCAGCAAGAAGGCGATACGCATGATGGTCCGGGCCCCCGACTCCGATGTCCCCGAGCCGTCGGATCGCGCCGAGGGCCGGCGGGGCTCACCGCCGACCCTGGCAAGGATGTTTGATTCCTCAGCGGCCGCTGGGGGCCGCGGGGTCCGCGGGGATCAGGAGACGGTGAGGACGACTCCGGCGATCAGCCGGTCCGGGTCCGCGCCGATCAGTGCCTTGTTCAGCTCGTACAGGCGTGACCAGCCACCAGGGACGCCGTAGTCGTCGGCGATGCCGGAGAGCGTCTCGCCGCTCTGCACGGTGTGCACGAGGTGCTGGAAGCCGCTCAGGCCCAGTCCGCGGGAGCAGACCGGCCACGCTCCCCAGCCCTGCACCCGCAGCACCGCCTCGGCGACCGCGATCTGCTGGTCGGGGGTGGCGAGGTCGGCGCGGCCGGCGTACTTCAGACCGCCGAACTCCTCCCAGGTGGTCTGCCAGAACTGCAGCCCTCCGTAGTAGCCGTTGCCGGTGTTCACATGCCAGTTGCCGCTGCTCTCGCACAGGGCGATGTCGTCCCACACCGAGTGCTGACGGGCGAGCACCCGCGGGACGAACCCCTGCGGGCGGCCGATTCCCGCCGTGACCGGGAGCACCGCGGCGGCGCGAGCCGGTGGCGCGGCTGTCCGGTGGAGGGTGGTGGCGGCCTGCGCGGAGGGCGCAAGGAGCGGCAGCAGGGCTGCGGCGCCGAGTGCCGCGACGGCTGCCGCGGCCCGGACTCCGCGGCTGCGGACACCGGCCGGGGCACCTGCGCAGGGGCTGGCGGTCGTACGGTCGTCCGGCGCACTGTGACCGGCGGGGCCGCTCTGGCGTTTGTTCGACAGTTCGATCATCGGGCCACGCTAAGCACGCCTCCGCCCCGTAACGGTGGCAACACGACCCGGCGCGGAGCGTGCCCCACCCGGGTGGACCACACTCGGGCGGGGCACGGACAGGGCACCTGCGGGGCGGCTGGTCACCCGATGGGCGGCCGGGCGCTCACCCCGCCCGTCGCGGGCCCGGCGGCTCGGGTGCGAAGGACCCGGAGGGCAAGGACTCAACGGGCCCGGAGCACGCGGAGGAGCGGAGGACGCCGCCGGATCACCAGTCCGGCCACCACGCCGGCACCACGACCACCCTGTTCAGCGCCGTTCCGCGCACCTGCGCGCCGCGTGCGGTGCCGGCCATCGCCAGCGCCGCGCGTGCCGTGCCCCGGTCGGCCCGGGCGGGGGCGTGGGCGTACCGCGGCACCAGGCTGTTCTCGACGGTCAGTTCC
Protein-coding regions in this window:
- a CDS encoding proteinase inhibitor I78, producing MEPRGNFSASNPHDDLDAYPGLEEEVAVARAREHGWTTVRTLPTDGVVTMEYQAGRLNFTVDHGRVRRCWLG
- a CDS encoding glycosyltransferase family 4 protein — protein: MRIAFLLNNAYGIGGTIRTVCTLAGRLAGPHQVEVVSVFRDRDEPHFTYHPQIRLRYLADLRPDSPAGVRDDPRRQRPSAIFPASDRRHAMYSALTDGLIGDCLTSLDTDVVIGTRPGLNVHLARQAPRRLVRVAQEHLTLDTHSTRLVLALRRSYPGLDAVTTTTRADAAVYRRRMPGTRVVAIPNGVPAVTTPPSDCTAPVVVAAGRLTEAKRYDDLIRAFAGVRAARPDWTLRLYGSGERRASLAALITELGLGDHVTLMGAVADLEPELAKASLLAVTSTTESFGMTVVEGMRAGLPVVSTDCPLGPREIIRHGVTGLLVPPRDTAAITAALLTLIEDDDRRRRMGQAALTAAGAYDPALIAERHLRLFRALLAERARPGHRARAGLYAGAGRGLGAVLSAADTAGAAVRNVRRHIA
- a CDS encoding LysM peptidoglycan-binding domain-containing protein, encoding MIELSNKRQSGPAGHSAPDDRTTASPCAGAPAGVRSRGVRAAAAVAALGAAALLPLLAPSAQAATTLHRTAAPPARAAAVLPVTAGIGRPQGFVPRVLARQHSVWDDIALCESSGNWHVNTGNGYYGGLQFWQTTWEEFGGLKYAGRADLATPDQQIAVAEAVLRVQGWGAWPVCSRGLGLSGFQHLVHTVQSGETLSGIADDYGVPGGWSRLYELNKALIGADPDRLIAGVVLTVS